The following proteins come from a genomic window of Flavobacterium crocinum:
- a CDS encoding efflux RND transporter periplasmic adaptor subunit yields the protein MKKYIAAFAGALVLFSCGKKQNEENKNAEPKSINIIKLTSEQVKNAGLQTGNPTIQNIKEVLQLQGTVTVPPKSVISISIPLGGYVKSTNLIAGMNVQKGQVLAVLEDMQFIELQQDYLMAKEKFELAQNEYKRQKELNASKASSDKVLEQITTEMRTQRITMSSLEQKLHLLGINAKSLNVNTISKTIKVVSPINGLVSRVNVNLGKYVNPTDMLFELIDKRDIVLTLNAFEKDVASLSIGQTVMAFANNSDAKKYPAKIAFINQSLNGDRAAEIICKVNAYNPALLPGLFVNAEVEVENQKALTVPEDALVRWQGKFFVFTDLGNNQFQMVEVKSGVKNEGFCQITSKELNNSSKIVVKNAYTLLMSAMNNDEQ from the coding sequence ATGAAAAAATATATAGCAGCGTTTGCAGGCGCATTAGTACTGTTTTCTTGTGGAAAGAAGCAAAATGAAGAAAATAAAAATGCTGAACCTAAAAGCATTAATATTATAAAATTGACCAGCGAGCAGGTTAAAAATGCAGGTTTACAAACTGGAAATCCGACAATTCAAAACATAAAAGAGGTTTTGCAGCTTCAAGGTACCGTTACGGTTCCGCCTAAAAGTGTAATTAGTATCAGTATTCCGTTGGGTGGATATGTAAAAAGCACGAATTTGATTGCCGGAATGAATGTGCAGAAAGGTCAGGTTTTAGCCGTTTTAGAAGATATGCAGTTTATTGAATTGCAACAGGATTATCTGATGGCAAAAGAAAAATTTGAACTGGCTCAGAACGAATATAAAAGACAGAAAGAGCTTAATGCAAGCAAAGCCAGCAGTGATAAAGTTTTGGAGCAAATTACGACTGAAATGAGAACACAGCGCATCACAATGTCTTCTTTGGAGCAGAAATTACATTTGTTAGGAATTAATGCTAAATCATTAAACGTAAACACTATAAGCAAAACCATAAAAGTAGTTTCGCCTATAAACGGCTTGGTTTCAAGAGTAAACGTTAATCTTGGAAAATATGTAAATCCAACCGATATGCTTTTTGAATTGATTGATAAAAGAGATATTGTACTGACTTTAAATGCTTTTGAAAAAGATGTTGCGTCTTTATCAATCGGTCAGACGGTAATGGCTTTTGCAAATAATTCGGATGCAAAAAAATATCCTGCAAAGATTGCTTTTATTAATCAGAGTTTAAATGGTGATCGTGCGGCTGAAATTATCTGTAAAGTAAATGCTTATAATCCGGCTCTTTTGCCAGGTTTGTTTGTAAATGCCGAAGTTGAAGTAGAAAATCAAAAAGCTTTAACTGTTCCTGAAGATGCTTTAGTGCGCTGGCAGGGCAAGTTTTTTGTTTTTACAGATCTTGGAAATAATCAGTTTCAAATGGTAGAAGTAAAATCTGGAGTTAAAAACGAAGGTTTCTGTCAGATTACTTCAAAAGAGTTGAATAATTCTTCTAAAATCGTCGTAAAAAATGCCTACACTTTATTGATGTCTGCCATGAATAATGACGAACAATAA
- a CDS encoding oleate hydratase — MKNITSKFDKVLNNSTTYGNVNHEPDSSTETQLNTPEKSMPFSDQIGNYQRNIGIPLKSHENSKIYIVGSGIAGMAAAYYFIRDGRIPAKNITFLEQLHIDGGSLDGSGNPKEGYMIRGGREMDMTYENLWDIFQDIPALEMPAPYTVLDEYRLINDNDSNYSKARLIHKNGEIKDFSKFGLNKKDQLAIVKLLLKRKDELDDLTIEDYFSDSFLESNFWTFWRTMFAFENWHSLLELKLYMHRFLHAIDGLNDLSSLVFPKYNQYDTFVTPLRKFLEEKGVNIKFHTLIKDLVIQSNTEGKVVEGIITEYEGKENRTPIGKDDFVIVTTGSMTEDTFYGDNKTAPIIKIDNSTSGKSPGWMLWKNLAAKSPIFGKPEKFCTNIEKSSWESVTLTCKPSAFVEKLKEYSVNDPYSGKTVTGGIITITDSNWLMSFTCNRQPHFPDQPDDILVLWVYALFMDKPGNYIKKVMPECTGDEILTELSFHLGILDKLDNIIENTIVRTAFMPYITSMFMPRAKGDRPRVVPDGCKNLGLIGQFVETNNDVVFTMESSIRTARIAVYKLLNLNKQVPDINPLQYDIRHLLKAVRTLNDGKAFLGEGILHKVLRGTYFEHVLPPIEEDKEEHESFFAEQFTRFKDWIKGIKD, encoded by the coding sequence ATGAAGAATATTACATCAAAATTTGACAAAGTCCTAAACAATTCTACAACCTACGGAAATGTTAATCACGAACCAGATTCGAGCACAGAAACACAGTTAAACACCCCCGAAAAATCAATGCCGTTTTCAGATCAGATTGGAAACTACCAACGTAATATTGGAATTCCTCTCAAGTCGCATGAAAACAGCAAAATCTATATTGTAGGAAGCGGTATTGCTGGAATGGCTGCTGCTTACTATTTTATTCGAGATGGTCGAATTCCTGCCAAAAACATCACTTTTCTGGAACAGCTTCATATTGATGGTGGTTCACTCGACGGTTCAGGAAATCCCAAAGAAGGTTATATGATTCGTGGCGGTCGTGAAATGGATATGACCTACGAAAATCTATGGGATATTTTTCAGGATATTCCTGCCTTAGAAATGCCTGCTCCCTACACTGTTTTAGATGAATATCGACTAATCAACGATAATGATTCTAATTATTCTAAAGCAAGATTGATTCATAAAAATGGAGAAATTAAAGATTTCAGCAAATTTGGTCTGAACAAAAAAGATCAATTGGCAATTGTAAAACTTCTTTTAAAAAGAAAGGACGAATTGGATGATTTGACCATTGAAGATTATTTCAGTGATTCGTTTTTAGAAAGCAATTTCTGGACATTCTGGAGAACAATGTTTGCTTTTGAAAACTGGCATAGTTTATTGGAATTAAAACTCTACATGCACCGTTTTCTACATGCTATCGACGGATTGAATGATTTATCTTCTCTGGTATTTCCGAAGTATAATCAATACGATACTTTTGTTACGCCACTTCGAAAATTCCTTGAAGAGAAAGGCGTAAACATTAAATTTCATACACTGATTAAAGATTTAGTAATTCAAAGTAATACTGAAGGTAAAGTAGTTGAAGGAATTATTACAGAGTATGAAGGCAAAGAAAATAGAACACCAATTGGCAAAGATGATTTTGTAATTGTCACCACTGGTTCCATGACTGAAGATACTTTTTACGGGGACAATAAAACAGCACCGATTATTAAAATTGATAACTCTACAAGCGGTAAAAGTCCGGGATGGATGTTGTGGAAAAACCTAGCTGCTAAATCTCCTATTTTTGGAAAACCCGAAAAATTCTGTACTAATATTGAAAAATCATCCTGGGAATCGGTTACGCTTACCTGCAAACCTTCAGCTTTTGTAGAAAAACTAAAAGAATATTCCGTAAACGACCCGTATTCCGGAAAAACAGTAACAGGAGGAATTATCACCATTACCGATTCTAATTGGTTGATGAGCTTTACCTGCAACAGACAACCCCATTTTCCAGATCAGCCGGACGATATTTTAGTACTTTGGGTTTATGCTTTGTTTATGGACAAACCTGGTAATTATATCAAAAAAGTAATGCCGGAATGTACAGGAGATGAAATCCTAACTGAATTATCTTTTCATTTAGGAATTCTGGACAAACTGGACAATATTATAGAAAATACAATTGTACGAACAGCTTTTATGCCTTACATCACTTCTATGTTTATGCCGAGAGCCAAAGGCGACCGTCCGCGAGTTGTGCCTGATGGATGCAAAAATCTTGGTTTAATCGGTCAGTTTGTTGAAACGAATAATGATGTGGTATTTACAATGGAAAGTTCGATTAGAACGGCTAGAATTGCGGTTTATAAATTATTGAATTTAAACAAGCAGGTTCCCGATATTAATCCGTTACAATATGATATTCGACATTTATTGAAAGCCGTTAGAACACTGAATGACGGAAAAGCATTTTTGGGTGAAGGCATACTGCACAAAGTTTTAAGAGGAACTTATTTTGAACACGTTTTACCGCCAATTGAAGAAGATAAAGAAGAACATGAATCTTTCTTTGCCGAACAGTTTACACGATTTAAAGATTGGATAAAAGGAATAAAAGACTAA
- a CDS encoding CusA/CzcA family heavy metal efflux RND transporter has protein sequence MLNKVIQFSVKNKLAIGIFTLLWIIYGVYEVTQLPIDAVPDITNNQVQIITTAPSLGAEDVERLITFPIEQAISNIPHLKESRSISRFGLSLVSVVFEDDADVYWARQQITERLQQVEIDRNANRPEMAPVTTGLGEIYQYVLKPKPGYEEKYSLEDLRTIQDWTIRRQLLGTAGIADVSTFGGKLKQYEIAVNPARLKAQNLTISEVFTVLNSSNENTGGAYIEKGPTVSYIRSTGLAKSIEDIENIVVKSTQGGLPILVKDVADVKISSAIRYGALTTDEYGESVGGIVMMLKGENANNVIVNVKDKIAEIEKILPEGLKIEPFLDRTKMVDNAIGTVEKNLIEGALIVVLILVLFLGNLRAGFIVASVIPLAMLFAIIMMNTFGVSGNLMSLGALDFGLIVDGAVIIVEAILHHLHSSKKYKVIDAISQDEMDKEVTGSAARMMNAAVFGQIIILIVYLPILSLQGIEGKMFKPMAQTVAFAILGAFILSLTYVPMVSALFLSKKISHKKNLSDRIMERLENAYEGWLTKALGIRKTIVIAAFVLFGIAVVLFGRMGGEFIPQLEEGDFAVETRLLLGTNLSTTTETIEKISKELKKEYPEVQQVVSRIGSAEIPTDPMPIEGGDMIIVLKDKSEWTSASSFPELADKMTKTVKRIAPGVTTGFQFPVQMRFNELMTGAKQDLVCKIYGEDLQKLSEYAEKLGEISKTVEGAADLYVEKVTGMPQIVIDYNWAEMAKYSLRVVDINRTINAAFAGAVAGSIYEGEKRFDMVVRVEDNGRKGIEDVRNLLIATPSGMQIPLYQVAKVDEVEGPNQIQRENAKRRIIVGFNVRGRDVQSIVEELQQKVNQQIKFDPGYYITYGGAFENLQQAKARLGVAVPAALLMIFALLYFAFRSFKEGIIIFTAIPLSAIGGVFALVIRDMPFSISAGVGFIALFGVAVLNGIVLISEFNRIQKHGEITDPFDIIILGTKNRLRPVLMTAAVASLGFLPMALSNGAGAEVQRPLATVVIGGLVTATLLTLFVLPAIYLMSYHAKVFSKKRKKHMNNLTILLALFFIGNMANAQELPISLDESISIAIQNNRTVKSAKLNEQSKSHLQKTAYNLPQTQIDADYGQFNSAQKDTRFGISQTFAFPTVYSNQKKALQADFNKAKTEVQLTSQEIKTKVRNIYYDYLWLQSKRELLVYADSIYRIMEKKSDLRFKAGEANVLEKSASQSARQFYSNQLVMVNRDIEIALNLFNSVLQDKEAYTPKKEKLKAVLNQSLVENLKTENLPIIQRSQYESESAKWRWKTESAKLLPEITLGYNNLSIIGSQTNASGQEVYYDSGQRFNYINAGLSIPIFFTSQSERKRAAKAEYESYEALSEAAKIEVKTTIENADREVKKYQESLEYYEKEGLKNAQTIIEASSSQLYNGDIDYLQWVLVVNQAITIKSEYLDALNAYNKAVITLQNLNNI, from the coding sequence ATGCTTAATAAAGTAATTCAGTTCTCAGTTAAGAACAAACTGGCAATTGGAATCTTTACACTGCTGTGGATTATCTACGGTGTGTATGAGGTTACCCAATTACCAATTGATGCCGTGCCGGACATCACAAATAATCAGGTACAAATTATTACAACAGCACCATCTTTAGGTGCTGAAGATGTAGAAAGGCTGATTACTTTCCCGATCGAACAAGCCATTAGTAATATTCCGCATCTTAAAGAAAGCCGTAGTATTTCGCGCTTCGGACTCTCTTTAGTAAGTGTTGTTTTTGAAGACGATGCAGATGTGTATTGGGCAAGACAGCAGATTACAGAAAGACTCCAACAGGTAGAAATCGACCGGAATGCCAACAGACCAGAAATGGCTCCGGTTACAACAGGTTTAGGAGAAATCTATCAATACGTTTTAAAACCAAAACCAGGTTACGAAGAGAAATATTCTCTCGAAGATTTAAGAACCATTCAGGATTGGACTATCAGAAGACAGCTTTTGGGAACTGCAGGAATTGCTGATGTTTCGACTTTTGGAGGGAAATTAAAACAATATGAAATTGCCGTAAATCCAGCCCGACTTAAAGCACAAAACTTGACAATTAGTGAAGTTTTTACGGTTTTAAACAGCAGTAACGAAAACACTGGAGGGGCTTATATCGAGAAAGGCCCAACGGTATCTTATATTAGAAGTACTGGTTTAGCTAAAAGTATTGAAGATATTGAAAACATTGTCGTTAAAAGCACTCAGGGCGGACTCCCAATTTTAGTGAAAGATGTTGCCGATGTTAAGATTTCTTCAGCCATTCGTTATGGTGCATTGACTACAGATGAATACGGAGAATCTGTTGGTGGAATCGTGATGATGTTAAAAGGAGAAAACGCCAATAATGTTATCGTAAACGTAAAAGATAAAATTGCCGAAATTGAAAAAATCCTTCCCGAAGGTCTAAAAATTGAACCTTTCTTAGACAGAACCAAAATGGTAGATAATGCCATTGGAACGGTAGAAAAAAACTTAATTGAAGGAGCTTTAATCGTTGTTTTGATTTTGGTTTTATTCCTCGGAAATCTTAGAGCCGGATTTATTGTGGCTTCGGTTATTCCGTTAGCGATGCTTTTTGCCATTATTATGATGAATACTTTTGGCGTAAGCGGCAACTTAATGAGTCTTGGAGCCTTAGATTTCGGATTAATTGTCGATGGAGCTGTAATTATTGTAGAAGCGATTCTGCATCATCTTCACAGTTCAAAAAAATACAAAGTTATAGATGCTATTTCGCAGGACGAAATGGACAAAGAAGTAACTGGTTCTGCAGCACGTATGATGAATGCGGCGGTTTTTGGCCAGATTATCATTTTGATTGTTTATCTGCCAATTCTTTCGTTACAGGGAATTGAAGGTAAAATGTTTAAGCCAATGGCACAAACTGTTGCTTTTGCCATATTAGGAGCTTTTATTTTGTCGCTAACTTATGTGCCAATGGTCAGCGCTTTATTTCTAAGTAAAAAAATAAGTCATAAAAAGAATCTTTCAGACCGAATTATGGAAAGATTAGAAAATGCTTATGAAGGCTGGCTTACCAAAGCTTTAGGCATTAGAAAAACAATTGTAATTGCGGCCTTTGTACTTTTCGGAATAGCAGTTGTTTTATTTGGAAGAATGGGAGGAGAATTTATTCCGCAGTTAGAAGAAGGCGATTTTGCAGTAGAAACCCGTCTGCTTTTAGGAACGAATCTTTCTACGACTACAGAAACTATCGAAAAAATATCGAAAGAACTTAAAAAAGAATACCCGGAAGTACAGCAAGTAGTTTCCAGAATTGGAAGTGCCGAAATTCCAACCGATCCAATGCCAATTGAGGGCGGGGATATGATTATTGTTCTAAAAGATAAATCAGAATGGACAAGCGCTTCGTCGTTTCCAGAATTGGCAGACAAAATGACGAAAACGGTAAAACGTATCGCGCCTGGTGTTACCACTGGTTTTCAGTTTCCGGTTCAAATGCGTTTTAACGAATTAATGACAGGAGCGAAACAAGATTTGGTATGTAAAATTTATGGAGAAGATCTTCAAAAGCTTTCTGAATATGCAGAAAAACTGGGAGAAATTAGTAAAACAGTTGAAGGTGCAGCCGATTTATATGTAGAAAAAGTAACCGGAATGCCTCAAATCGTAATTGATTACAATTGGGCAGAAATGGCTAAATATAGTCTTCGTGTTGTAGATATTAACAGAACGATAAATGCAGCTTTTGCAGGTGCTGTTGCCGGAAGTATTTACGAAGGAGAAAAACGTTTCGATATGGTTGTTCGTGTGGAAGACAATGGCAGAAAAGGAATTGAAGATGTTCGTAATCTGTTAATTGCAACTCCTTCAGGTATGCAGATTCCGCTTTATCAAGTAGCAAAAGTAGATGAAGTGGAAGGCCCAAATCAGATTCAACGTGAAAATGCAAAAAGAAGAATCATCGTTGGATTTAATGTTCGTGGCCGAGACGTTCAGTCTATTGTGGAAGAATTACAGCAAAAAGTAAATCAGCAGATAAAATTTGATCCAGGTTATTATATTACTTACGGCGGTGCTTTTGAGAATTTACAGCAAGCAAAAGCCAGATTGGGAGTTGCCGTTCCTGCCGCTTTATTGATGATTTTCGCTTTACTATATTTTGCTTTTAGATCATTTAAAGAAGGAATTATCATTTTTACAGCTATTCCGCTATCTGCAATTGGTGGTGTATTTGCATTAGTGATTCGAGATATGCCTTTTAGTATTTCGGCTGGAGTTGGTTTTATTGCACTTTTTGGTGTAGCTGTATTGAACGGAATCGTATTGATATCCGAATTCAATCGAATCCAAAAACACGGCGAAATCACAGATCCTTTTGATATTATCATTTTAGGCACCAAAAACAGATTAAGACCTGTTTTAATGACAGCTGCAGTTGCTTCGTTAGGATTTCTTCCAATGGCATTAAGTAACGGAGCAGGAGCAGAGGTACAGCGTCCGTTGGCAACTGTCGTAATCGGCGGATTGGTAACAGCTACACTTTTAACGCTTTTTGTGCTTCCGGCTATTTATTTGATGAGCTATCACGCTAAAGTATTTTCTAAAAAAAGAAAAAAACATATGAATAATTTAACCATTTTATTGGCACTTTTCTTTATTGGTAATATGGCAAATGCACAAGAATTACCAATTTCGCTGGACGAATCGATTTCAATTGCGATTCAGAATAACAGAACAGTTAAATCGGCTAAATTAAACGAACAGTCCAAAAGTCATTTGCAGAAAACCGCTTATAATTTGCCACAGACGCAAATCGATGCAGATTACGGACAGTTTAACAGCGCTCAGAAAGATACCAGATTTGGAATCAGTCAGACTTTTGCTTTTCCTACGGTTTACAGCAACCAGAAAAAAGCACTTCAGGCAGATTTTAATAAAGCGAAAACAGAAGTACAGCTGACTTCGCAGGAAATCAAAACTAAAGTCAGAAATATTTATTACGATTATTTATGGCTTCAGAGTAAAAGAGAACTTTTAGTTTATGCCGATTCGATTTACCGAATTATGGAAAAGAAATCGGATTTGAGATTTAAAGCAGGTGAGGCGAATGTTTTAGAAAAAAGTGCTTCGCAATCTGCCCGACAGTTTTACAGCAATCAATTGGTAATGGTAAATCGTGATATCGAAATTGCCTTAAATCTATTTAATTCGGTACTGCAGGATAAAGAAGCTTATACTCCGAAGAAAGAAAAATTGAAAGCAGTTTTAAATCAGTCTTTGGTTGAAAATCTAAAGACAGAAAATCTTCCAATTATACAACGTTCGCAATACGAATCTGAATCTGCCAAATGGAGATGGAAAACCGAAAGTGCCAAACTGCTTCCTGAAATTACTTTAGGTTATAATAATTTGAGTATTATCGGAAGTCAAACTAATGCTTCAGGTCAGGAGGTTTATTATGATAGTGGACAAAGATTTAATTATATCAATGCTGGACTTTCAATTCCAATTTTCTTCACTAGTCAGTCTGAACGCAAACGTGCTGCAAAAGCCGAATATGAAAGTTATGAAGCGCTTTCTGAAGCTGCAAAAATTGAGGTAAAAACCACAATTGAAAATGCTGATCGAGAAGTGAAAAAATATCAGGAAAGTTTAGAGTATTATGAAAAGGAAGGATTGAAAAATGCTCAGACGATTATCGAAGCTTCAAGCAGTCAGCTTTACAACGGAGATATTGATTATCTGCAATGGGTTTTGGTCGTGAATCAGGCGATTACAATCAAAAGTGAATATCTGGACGCATTGAATGCTTATAACAAAGCAGTAATTACGCTGCAGAATCTTAATAATATTTAA